A genome region from Rathayibacter caricis DSM 15933 includes the following:
- a CDS encoding glycoside hydrolase family 2 TIM barrel-domain containing protein has product MSVLQGPFDTSGLHAVNRLPISSLRRDADPVLDEGWQFQLRPSAAAADGTPWEPVTVPDLWTMRGAGGEHPHYTNVPMPFPEAFPDLPTSNPMGVYRRDIEVEGLGDQRLILRVGAAEGFLRVAVNGVNVGTSGDSHLEAEFDLTEHVVPGANVLELAVSKWSAASYLEDQDQWWQFGVSRPVSLHRVPRIRLHDAVVVSDYDSETRRGRLSVTVQTTGLRGREEPGYRARVAVLGGEHLVPVAARMPTQTLPKPSRDRRVRPPQRMPDDFMDSLSMAAAGAELPPEFRANPDAMWWVTPQLTAPGEAELELEDLDVPPWSAESPHLEDLLVELLDPDGRVVDAARWRIGFRRVRIAGRDLLVNGARILVQGVNRHDIDPTTGRIMSRERMLAELSLLKRSNVNAIRASHYPNSPEFLDLCDEIGFYVIDEADVESHAFASTLVHDPLYLTEIIERVARMVLRDRTHPCVILWSLGNESGYGPAHDAAAAWVRGTDPTRPVQYEGAVASDWYGGRAASDVVCPMYPSFASLRAYATDDRADRPLITCEYAYSQGNSTGGFAEYWELFETLPGLQGGFIWEFLEHALDPDGDGRSLYGGDFGDEPNNGATMLNGLVASDLTPKPALHEVRAVFAPLRFAASPEELHAGRIRVWNRQSFADAGALTVHLRVERSDGGSGEETMLDLPPLPAGSEARLPLPEVVLAAIHDPAALALTAIVRTGTGSLWAPEGTELALDQIVLRRPSTVLPRGIGPAVVDERGDIVDPLLRSGPRLELWRALTDNDLSAALDQRFVRSGFFCLDPIETVVSPGEEATEVSIVYRAAFGARVEHRRRISRTEDGYLFDEDVRFAKGTHDHLRVGVVFELREGFDHAEWTGFGPWENYTDRRSGALLGRWSAPIDDLAVPYLRPQENGTRSGVVDLTMTGGRGVATLSSAAPLHVNASRYSVDELESVDHWWELPVREGTVVHVDVAHRGMGTGRIGPDTTAQHRLVESRYRWQWHLLLAVGDE; this is encoded by the coding sequence GTGAGTGTGCTGCAGGGTCCGTTCGACACGTCGGGTCTGCACGCGGTCAACCGTCTGCCGATCAGCTCGCTGCGGCGGGACGCCGATCCCGTCCTCGACGAGGGCTGGCAGTTCCAGTTGCGTCCGAGCGCTGCGGCAGCGGACGGTACGCCGTGGGAACCGGTCACCGTGCCGGACCTGTGGACGATGCGAGGCGCAGGGGGCGAGCATCCGCACTACACCAACGTGCCGATGCCCTTCCCTGAGGCGTTCCCCGATCTCCCAACCAGCAACCCGATGGGCGTCTACCGGCGGGACATCGAGGTCGAGGGCCTCGGGGATCAGCGCCTGATCCTGCGGGTCGGTGCGGCCGAGGGATTCCTCCGCGTCGCCGTGAACGGTGTCAACGTCGGCACGAGTGGGGACTCGCACCTCGAAGCCGAGTTCGACCTCACCGAGCACGTGGTCCCGGGCGCGAACGTCCTCGAGCTCGCGGTCTCGAAGTGGTCGGCCGCGAGCTACCTCGAGGATCAGGACCAGTGGTGGCAGTTCGGGGTCTCGCGCCCTGTCAGCCTGCACCGGGTACCCCGGATCAGGTTGCACGATGCGGTCGTCGTCTCCGACTACGACTCCGAGACGCGACGCGGCCGACTGAGCGTGACGGTGCAGACGACCGGTCTGCGCGGCCGGGAGGAGCCGGGGTACCGGGCCCGGGTCGCCGTCCTCGGCGGCGAGCACCTCGTCCCCGTCGCGGCGCGGATGCCGACGCAGACGCTCCCGAAGCCGTCGCGGGATCGCCGCGTGCGTCCGCCGCAGCGGATGCCGGACGACTTCATGGACTCCCTGAGCATGGCCGCAGCGGGAGCCGAGCTCCCGCCCGAGTTCCGGGCCAACCCGGACGCGATGTGGTGGGTGACCCCGCAGCTGACCGCGCCGGGAGAGGCCGAGCTGGAGCTCGAGGATCTCGACGTGCCGCCCTGGTCGGCGGAGTCCCCGCATCTCGAGGATCTGCTCGTCGAGCTGCTCGACCCCGACGGCCGGGTCGTCGATGCCGCCAGGTGGCGGATCGGCTTCCGCCGGGTCCGCATCGCGGGACGAGATCTGCTGGTGAACGGCGCGCGCATCCTCGTGCAGGGGGTCAACCGCCACGACATCGATCCGACCACGGGCCGCATCATGAGCCGCGAGCGGATGCTCGCAGAGCTGTCGCTGCTCAAGCGCTCGAACGTCAACGCGATCCGCGCCTCCCACTACCCGAACTCGCCCGAGTTCCTCGACCTGTGCGACGAGATCGGCTTCTACGTCATCGACGAGGCCGACGTCGAATCGCACGCCTTCGCCTCGACGCTCGTCCACGATCCGCTCTACCTGACCGAGATCATCGAGCGCGTCGCGCGGATGGTGCTGCGCGATCGCACGCACCCCTGCGTGATCCTGTGGTCGCTCGGCAACGAGTCGGGCTACGGCCCCGCTCACGACGCCGCGGCGGCCTGGGTCCGCGGGACGGACCCGACACGACCGGTGCAGTACGAGGGCGCCGTCGCCTCGGACTGGTACGGCGGCCGGGCCGCGAGCGATGTGGTCTGCCCGATGTACCCCTCCTTCGCCAGCCTGCGCGCCTACGCGACCGACGACCGGGCGGATCGCCCGCTGATCACCTGCGAGTACGCCTACTCGCAGGGGAACTCGACCGGAGGCTTCGCCGAGTACTGGGAGCTCTTCGAGACGCTTCCCGGGCTCCAGGGCGGCTTCATCTGGGAGTTCCTCGAGCACGCGCTCGATCCGGACGGCGACGGCCGCAGCCTCTACGGCGGTGATTTCGGCGACGAGCCGAACAACGGCGCGACAATGCTCAACGGTCTGGTCGCCTCCGATCTCACGCCGAAACCCGCGCTGCACGAGGTGCGCGCCGTCTTCGCGCCCCTCCGCTTCGCCGCGTCCCCCGAAGAACTGCACGCCGGCAGGATCCGTGTGTGGAACAGGCAGTCGTTCGCCGATGCCGGTGCGCTGACCGTGCACCTGCGCGTCGAGCGCTCCGACGGTGGTTCCGGGGAGGAGACGATGCTCGACCTGCCGCCTCTCCCGGCGGGCTCCGAGGCGCGCCTCCCGCTCCCCGAGGTGGTGCTCGCCGCGATCCACGACCCCGCCGCGCTCGCCCTGACGGCGATCGTCAGGACCGGGACGGGATCGCTCTGGGCGCCGGAGGGGACGGAGCTCGCGCTCGATCAGATCGTGCTGAGGCGACCATCGACGGTCCTCCCGCGGGGGATCGGGCCGGCCGTCGTCGACGAGCGCGGTGACATCGTCGACCCGCTCCTGCGCTCAGGGCCGCGGCTCGAGCTGTGGCGGGCCCTCACCGACAACGACCTCTCGGCGGCGCTCGATCAGCGGTTCGTCCGCTCCGGGTTCTTCTGCCTCGATCCGATCGAGACGGTCGTCTCGCCGGGGGAGGAGGCGACCGAGGTGTCGATCGTCTACCGCGCCGCCTTCGGCGCGCGCGTCGAGCACCGCCGCCGCATCAGCAGGACGGAGGACGGCTACCTCTTCGACGAGGACGTCCGGTTCGCGAAGGGGACGCACGACCACCTCCGCGTCGGTGTCGTCTTCGAGCTGAGGGAAGGCTTCGACCACGCGGAGTGGACCGGCTTTGGCCCCTGGGAGAACTACACGGATCGCCGCAGCGGAGCGCTCCTCGGACGCTGGTCGGCACCGATCGACGATCTCGCGGTGCCCTACCTCCGCCCGCAGGAGAACGGCACGCGCAGCGGAGTGGTCGACCTCACGATGACCGGGGGGCGCGGCGTCGCGACGTTGTCGAGCGCGGCACCTCTGCACGTGAACGCGTCCCGGTACAGCGTCGACGAGCTCGAGTCCGTCGACCACTGGTGGGAGCTCCCCGTGCGCGAGGGCACCGTTGTGCACGTGGACGTCGCGCATCGAGGTATGGGCACCGGACGCATCGGCCCGGACACGACCGCGCAGCACCGTCTCGTGGAGAGCCGGTACCGCTGGCAGTGGCACCTGCTGCTGGCGGTGGGCGATGAGTGA
- a CDS encoding ABC transporter substrate-binding protein: MATISLLAASALVLSGCSSEASGGGSDSGGPVELTMMNHSRGQEAALQQLVATYAEETGVTVTLDTPGPADYVSKLQSKAQSGSMPDVFTAVGPADMAPYYKAGWALDLSSELESGWKDEFTPAVVEISAWEDGNALDVPAGTYAAYWEIATYGVFVNPDTSGIDPEAPPTTIGEMTDLLSESAGGGNGLFSVAGSLAPTFVQSYASNWLSDEEINDTLGGDASWESDGWRNTFEIFTDLRDAGVIANNALPTGSDDNTAVEKSFFNVKDTAAIFDGSWATGVATATAPDFTSYRTMSLPAADDGDLAPRAPAIAGRGAAVNAKGNHVEESLAFVRWLTEKDQQKVLMDTAGLIPTNVELLESGEAPDQVAGFVDTIGDVQVIQNQFTADVVDAINRGSQSLVLGEKTVDEVLEEVQSAQDRSA; encoded by the coding sequence GTGGCGACGATCTCCCTCCTGGCCGCTTCAGCCCTCGTCCTCTCGGGGTGCAGTTCCGAGGCGAGCGGGGGCGGATCGGACTCGGGCGGCCCCGTCGAGCTGACGATGATGAACCACTCCCGCGGCCAGGAGGCCGCCCTCCAGCAGCTCGTCGCCACCTACGCCGAGGAGACGGGAGTGACGGTGACGCTCGACACCCCCGGACCCGCCGACTACGTCTCGAAGCTCCAGTCCAAGGCGCAGTCCGGCAGTATGCCCGACGTCTTCACGGCCGTCGGCCCCGCTGACATGGCGCCGTACTACAAGGCGGGCTGGGCTCTCGACCTCAGCTCCGAGCTCGAGAGCGGCTGGAAGGACGAGTTCACTCCCGCCGTCGTCGAGATCAGCGCCTGGGAGGACGGCAACGCCCTCGACGTCCCGGCCGGCACCTACGCCGCCTACTGGGAGATCGCGACCTACGGCGTCTTCGTCAATCCCGACACGTCGGGCATCGATCCGGAGGCTCCGCCGACCACCATCGGCGAGATGACGGACCTCCTGAGCGAGTCGGCCGGAGGGGGCAACGGATTGTTCTCAGTCGCCGGCTCGCTGGCGCCCACCTTCGTCCAGTCGTACGCCTCCAACTGGCTCTCCGACGAGGAGATCAACGACACCCTCGGTGGCGACGCGAGCTGGGAGAGTGACGGCTGGCGGAACACCTTCGAAATCTTCACCGATCTGCGGGACGCCGGCGTCATCGCCAACAACGCGCTCCCGACCGGTTCGGACGACAACACGGCCGTCGAGAAATCGTTCTTCAACGTCAAGGACACCGCCGCGATCTTCGACGGCTCGTGGGCGACCGGCGTCGCTACCGCGACGGCACCCGACTTCACCTCGTACCGGACGATGTCGCTGCCCGCCGCCGACGACGGCGACCTTGCGCCCCGCGCTCCCGCGATCGCCGGCCGTGGCGCCGCTGTGAACGCCAAGGGCAATCACGTCGAGGAGTCGCTCGCCTTCGTCAGGTGGCTGACCGAGAAGGACCAGCAGAAGGTTCTGATGGACACCGCCGGCCTCATCCCGACGAACGTCGAGCTCCTCGAATCCGGCGAGGCGCCGGATCAGGTCGCCGGCTTCGTCGACACCATCGGCGACGTGCAGGTCATTCAGAACCAGTTCACCGCCGATGTCGTCGACGCCATCAACCGCGGATCGCAGAGCCTCGTGCTCGGTGAGAAGACGGTCGATGAGGTGCTCGAAGAGGTCCAGAGCGCTCAGGACCGCAGCGCATGA
- a CDS encoding carbohydrate ABC transporter permease — protein MNNDPGSSTDLLTEARVASASPVLTAPDRPREPVAPGRRRRLRADQVSLYLLLLIATVSALFPILFLLSGSLQSIDELYSGQSFFPSDPQWGNYVTAWVQGDLGAYLLNSAVYTTAAVIGILIISSMAGYALARLEFAGKAVFTGIILAVMIIPAPAMFLAQYKLMIAFGLTNNRIGYILILITAGIPVATLIMRGFFVSQPKDLEEAAALDGASPFGIFWRVILPLARPGLAAVAVVQGLGVWNEYLMALVLFDDDSLMPIQRGLTSFVSAETPQQQILLAATTISIVPVVVFYLFAQRHIVNGIGAGALK, from the coding sequence ATGAACAACGATCCCGGCAGCAGCACCGATCTGCTCACCGAAGCCCGTGTGGCGTCGGCATCTCCTGTGCTGACCGCGCCCGATCGCCCGCGCGAACCCGTGGCACCCGGTCGGCGGCGGCGCCTCCGCGCCGACCAGGTCTCGCTGTACCTGCTGCTGCTCATCGCGACGGTGAGCGCCCTGTTCCCGATCCTCTTCCTACTCTCGGGCTCGCTGCAGTCGATCGACGAGCTCTACAGCGGGCAGAGCTTCTTCCCGTCGGATCCCCAGTGGGGGAACTACGTCACGGCCTGGGTCCAGGGCGATCTGGGCGCGTACCTGCTGAACAGCGCGGTCTACACGACCGCGGCCGTCATCGGCATCTTGATCATCTCGAGCATGGCGGGCTACGCGCTCGCCCGTCTGGAGTTCGCCGGGAAGGCGGTCTTCACGGGGATCATCCTCGCCGTCATGATCATCCCCGCCCCGGCGATGTTCCTGGCGCAGTACAAGCTGATGATCGCGTTCGGGCTGACCAACAACCGGATCGGGTACATCCTCATCCTGATCACGGCCGGTATCCCCGTCGCGACGCTGATCATGCGTGGCTTCTTCGTCTCGCAGCCGAAGGACCTCGAGGAGGCGGCGGCGCTCGACGGCGCCTCGCCCTTCGGGATCTTCTGGCGGGTCATCCTCCCGCTCGCGCGACCGGGCCTCGCGGCGGTCGCGGTCGTCCAGGGCCTCGGCGTCTGGAACGAGTACCTGATGGCGCTCGTGCTCTTCGACGACGACTCGCTCATGCCGATTCAGCGCGGGCTGACCAGCTTCGTCTCGGCGGAGACGCCGCAGCAGCAGATCCTGCTCGCGGCGACGACGATCTCGATCGTTCCTGTCGTGGTCTTCTACCTCTTCGCGCAGCGGCACATCGTCAACGGCATCGGAGCGGGGGCGCTCAAGTGA
- a CDS encoding LacI family DNA-binding transcriptional regulator, protein MDGIVRDDATGKRVGIRDVATLAGVSRQTVTRAMNDMYGISDETKTRVLEAARALKYRPSRFARGLVKQESLTLGLVVIDLMNPYYAEYASRTIHIAAQYGWTVLVQEIGRDEQKEHRALRLLAEQVDAIVGYLLAGDEVLDELIGDIPVVRLLDRQVGVRHPWILTDHTAGIAAALDHLVATGRRRIVMIDCPTDSGTTSPRARTFERLAGERGLESRVLPLPSANEPTVEAGRTAVEGLLTEVHDVDAIFGFNDVVALGALTALRERGVDVPRECAVIGIDGLPFAAWSHPPLTTIAVDIEQIARSGFEAIRAVVAGGSTGTHLRPDAVISHELVLRESSARSTF, encoded by the coding sequence GTGGACGGCATCGTGCGAGACGACGCGACAGGCAAGCGCGTCGGGATCCGCGACGTGGCGACGCTCGCTGGCGTCTCGCGGCAGACGGTCACCCGGGCGATGAACGACATGTACGGGATCAGCGATGAGACGAAGACCCGTGTGCTCGAGGCTGCGCGGGCTCTCAAGTACCGGCCGAGCCGTTTCGCGCGGGGGCTGGTGAAGCAGGAGTCGCTCACCCTCGGCCTCGTCGTCATCGACCTGATGAACCCCTACTACGCCGAGTACGCCTCCCGGACGATCCATATCGCCGCGCAGTACGGCTGGACGGTGCTCGTCCAGGAGATCGGCCGCGACGAGCAGAAGGAGCATCGCGCTCTGCGCCTCCTCGCCGAGCAGGTGGACGCGATCGTCGGTTATCTCCTCGCGGGCGACGAGGTCCTCGACGAGCTCATCGGTGATATCCCCGTGGTCCGGCTCCTCGACCGCCAGGTCGGTGTGCGTCACCCCTGGATCCTCACGGACCATACGGCGGGCATCGCCGCCGCGCTCGACCACCTCGTCGCAACGGGCCGGCGGCGGATCGTGATGATCGATTGCCCGACCGACTCCGGGACGACCTCGCCGCGCGCCCGGACCTTCGAACGCCTCGCCGGCGAACGCGGACTGGAGTCGCGGGTGCTGCCGCTTCCCTCAGCCAACGAGCCGACCGTGGAGGCGGGGCGAACCGCGGTCGAGGGGCTCCTCACCGAGGTGCACGACGTAGACGCGATCTTCGGTTTCAACGACGTCGTCGCGCTCGGGGCGTTAACCGCTCTGCGCGAGCGGGGCGTTGACGTTCCGCGGGAGTGCGCCGTCATCGGGATCGACGGACTACCCTTCGCAGCATGGTCGCACCCGCCGCTGACGACGATCGCGGTCGACATCGAGCAGATCGCCCGCAGCGGTTTCGAGGCGATCCGGGCGGTGGTCGCCGGAGGATCGACAGGGACGCACCTCCGCCCCGACGCCGTCATCTCGCACGAGCTCGTTCTACGCGAGTCGTCCGCTCGCTCAACATTCTGA
- a CDS encoding carbohydrate ABC transporter permease, whose product MTTAVVAPPASRLTPRRGRSAFRRNLAGWLFLSPAVILIAAFTLAPFAQAILLSFQEWDGISPDTPFVGLENYQRVFEDEIFWASMRNVLVFAAIGFVGGVGIALAMAIAVNKSTRGRAFFRTAFYLPGVFSVVVVGLMFSWIFNPSVGILNRILEVAGLSELEQNWLGDPAWALPSVAAVFVWYHWGFAFLLFLAGLQDIPAELYEAASLDGARAWARFRFITWPQLAPVTAIVTLLTIVGAMQIFGTVQVLTNGGPGYNTMVPTLLIYSEAFTNHRYGTAAAMSVIFGGALVVLAALQLWYTARKARA is encoded by the coding sequence ATGACAACGGCCGTCGTCGCGCCTCCTGCGTCGCGGCTCACGCCGCGGCGCGGGAGGTCGGCGTTCCGCAGGAACCTCGCCGGCTGGCTCTTCCTCTCACCCGCGGTGATCCTGATCGCCGCCTTCACCCTCGCGCCGTTCGCGCAGGCCATCCTGCTCAGCTTCCAGGAGTGGGACGGGATCAGCCCGGACACCCCGTTCGTCGGGCTCGAGAACTATCAGCGCGTGTTCGAGGACGAGATCTTCTGGGCGTCGATGAGGAACGTGCTCGTCTTCGCCGCCATCGGTTTCGTCGGAGGTGTGGGCATCGCCCTCGCCATGGCGATCGCGGTCAACAAGTCGACCCGCGGACGAGCGTTCTTCCGCACCGCGTTCTACCTCCCCGGTGTCTTCTCGGTCGTGGTCGTCGGGCTGATGTTCTCGTGGATCTTCAACCCCAGCGTCGGGATCCTGAATCGGATCCTCGAGGTGGCCGGCCTGTCCGAGCTCGAGCAGAACTGGCTGGGCGACCCCGCCTGGGCGCTGCCCTCCGTCGCCGCCGTCTTCGTCTGGTATCACTGGGGCTTCGCGTTCCTGCTCTTCCTGGCCGGCCTGCAGGACATCCCCGCGGAGCTGTACGAGGCCGCGAGCCTCGACGGTGCTCGCGCCTGGGCGCGATTCCGCTTCATCACGTGGCCTCAGCTGGCTCCCGTGACCGCGATCGTGACTCTGCTCACGATCGTCGGGGCGATGCAGATCTTCGGCACGGTGCAGGTCCTCACTAATGGAGGCCCGGGCTACAACACGATGGTGCCGACGCTCCTGATCTACTCCGAGGCCTTCACCAACCACCGGTACGGCACGGCCGCGGCGATGTCCGTGATCTTCGGCGGAGCCCTCGTGGTGCTCGCCGCCCTCCAGCTCTGGTACACCGCGAGGAAGGCACGAGCATGA